The Streptomyces achromogenes DNA segment CCGCTCTCCCGCCCCTCCCCAGCTCTCCCGCCCCACCCGTCTCCCGGCCCTCTCCTCTCCCGGGTTTCGGCTTTGCCATCTCTTTACAACCTGGGTGCGGGCTGTCTCGTCTCTTCGTCCGATCCGTCAACGGACCGATGAAAGAGAGCGATTCATGCGACTCATGTCCCGAACCGGCTTTGCCGGCCTGGCAGTTGTGGGCGCCGCCCTGCTGGCGGGCGCAACGCCCGCACTCGCCGACTCGGGGACGCCGGCCCCGGTGCCCACCACCGCCGGGCGGGCCGCCACCCCGGCCCCCTCCGAGGCCCCCTCCGACGCCTCCGCCATGCCGACCACCGCTCCCGCCGAGTCCGGCAGGACGCCGTCGACGGTGCCGAGCCAGGTCGGCGTGGTGCCCAGGGGAGGGGCCGGGACCGGTGTCGGCGAGCCTTCGTCCGAGGGGCACGGCGCACTGATCGGCGGCGCGGCCGCGGCGTCCGCTGCGGCCGGCGTGGTCTTCCACGTCGTACGCCGCCGGAGGGCGTCCGGCGCATGAGCCCGCTCTCCAGGCGCGCCGCGGCCCTGACGGCCCTGGCGGTGCTGCTGCTCACGAGCTGTGGCGGCGGCGAGACGCCGGCGGCCGTACCGGACGCCGGCGCGTCCGCCTCGGGCCCCGCCTCCTCCTCGGCCTCCTCGGCTCCCTCCGTGACCGCGGGGCGGCCGGTGCGTCCGCTCGCGCGGTCGGCGCCGGTCGGGCTGCGGATCGCGGCCATCGGGGTCGACACCCCGGTCATGCGGCTGGGGCTGGCCGCCGACGGCAGCGTCCAGGTGCCTCCGGTCGAGAAGCACGACCGGGCGGGGTGGTACGAGCACTCGCCGACGCCCGGGCAGACCGGGCCGTCGGTGATCCTCGGTCACGTCACGGTCGGCCGCTACGGCGACGGAGTCTTCCGCCGCCTGGGCCGGCTGCGTGCCGGCGACCGGATCGCGGCGCGTCTGGAGAACGGCACGACGGCCGAGTTCGCCGTCACCGAGGTGCGCACCGTCGACAAGGCGCGCTTTCCCACACAGGACGTCTACGGGAACGTGGACCGCCCCGAACTGCGTCTCATCACGTGCGGCGGCCCCCGCACCGGCGACGGATACCGTGACAACGTGATCGTCTTCGCCGTGCTGAGCGCCGGGTCGAGCACGGGATCGAACACCGGGCCGGGCGTCGCGCCGAGCGGCTCGAGCAGTTCTGCGGGAGAACGTTGAAACGGTCACGCTCGCGCGACAGGGCGGCGTCCGAGCTGTTCGCCGCCCTCTATCCACGCCTGGCCGGCTGGTGCCGCCGTCTCGTCGACGACGACGAGACGGCGCACGAGATCGCGTCGGAGGCGTTCACCCGGCTGTGGGCCCGCTGGACGTCGGTGGCGGAACCCCAGGGCTTCCTCTTCGTCACCGCCGCCAACCTCGTCCGCGATCACTGGCGCAAGCTCGAGCGGGAACGCCGGGCCGTGCGCCGCGCCACCGTCGAGGCCGCGATCGCCCCGCCCGCCGAACCGGCCGACCCCTCGGTGCGGATGCTCGTGCAGTCCCTGCCCGACCGGCTGCGCGTCCCGATCCTGCTGCACTACTACGCTGACATGCCGATCCGGGAGGTGTCCGCGCTGACCGGGCGCAAGGAAGGGACCGTCAAGGCCGATCTGCACGCGGCCCGTGAACTGCTCCGCGCCCACCTGAGGAGAAGCCTTGATCACGCCCGTTGACGACTTCGACGACGGCCGCCGGGACCTCGCCCCGGACGACCCCCTCGCCGTCGTCCTGCGGCCCGCGTCCGGTCGTCTCGCGCCGCCGCCCGGCAGCTACGAGAGGGTCCGCCGCGGTGCGCGCCGCCGCCGGACCCTGCGCGCCGCGGCCGCGGCCGGCGCCACCTGCGCCGTCGCCGCGCTCGCCGTCCTGCTGCCGCTGCGCCCGAGCACCTCAGGGACGCCGCCGCCCGCGATCCCGCTCGCCCCGCCCCCGGCGAGCGGCCCGGCGACCGTGCCCGCCCCGGCGACCGTGCCCGCCCCGGCGGCCTCGCCGACCCCGGTCGCCGAGGACCCTACCGAGGGGGCGACCGCGACCCCGCCGGACGCCCGGGCCTCGACTGCTCCCACCGACACCGCTGCCTCCACCGGTGGCCCCAGCCGTGACCCGTCGCCGTCGCCGTCACCGCCGAGGCAGACCGGGACCCGTCCGGCTCCGGCGGAGACGAGCGAGGGGTCCGTCATGCCGTCCGCCGCGGCCACGCGCCGTTGACGCCCGTCGTGGACGGCGCTCCGCGGAGCTGCCCGCGAAACAGGTTTTGAACGTGTTCAATTTCGGCGTACGCTGCCGTCATGAGCGACAGAGCCGCCCTGGTGAAGGGCATTCGTGTCTGGCTGGCCCTCTTCGTCGTCTGTCTGGTGCTCAGCGGCGTCACGGCCTTCCCGCTCGTCCATGAACTGCGCTGGACGGAGGAGTTGCTGCGCGCGCTGTCCGTGCCGGAGCGGCTGCCCGGCGCGATGGAGTGGATCGAGCGCGTCCGGCGCGGCCTCGACGCCGCCGACGCCGACCACCCGTTCCTGCTCTACGGCACGGACTGGCTGGCCTTCGCCCACCTCGTGATCGCCGTCGCGTTCTACGGCCCCTACCGTGACCCGGTCCGCAACGTCTGGGTCGTGGAGTTCGCGATGATCGCCTGCGCCGGGATCGTCCCGCTCGCGCTGATCTGCGGACCGATCCGGGGCATTCCCCTCTGGTGGAGCGTGATCGACATCTCCTTCGGCGTGTTCGGGATCGTCCCGTTGTACGTCGTGCGCGGGAAGATCCAGCGGCTGGCGCAGAGCGGCCCGAACCCCTGGACGGCGCCCGCGGTGTGAGCGCCGCGGCTGGGAGGCGAGGGGGAGGGGCGTGAGGGGGAGGGACGCGAGGGGGAGGGGCGCGAGGGGCAGGGGAGGGAAAAGTGTTATCCCCGGCCGTCGCGGCCCGTCCCCTCAGATGTGATCTCCGACATTGCCAACCACGGGGGCCCGGCTGAGAGGGTGCGGGCATGAGGACGCACGTCGACGCCGAGACCGGGCGGCGCTGGCGCGCCACGATCACGGCGGCGCAGGCAGGTGACCGGGAGGCGCTGGACGAACTGGTGGCGGGCTGGCTGCCGCTCGTCTACAACGTCGTCGGCCGGGCCCTCAACGGCCACGCGGACGTGGACGACGTCGTCCAGGAGACCATGCTGCGGGCCGTCGGCAACCTCGGCTCGCTGCGCGACCCCGACAGCTTCCGCTCCTGGCTGGTGGCCATCGCCATGCGTCAGGTACGTGACCGGGCCCGCCGCAGGACCGCCGCCCCCCTCGACGAGAGCGCGACCCCGGACGGGACCGCCGACTTCGCCGAACTCACCGTGCTGCGGCTGCAGTTGGAGGGGCAGCGGCGGGAGGTCGCGGAAGCGGTGCGCTGGCTGGACGACGAGGACCGGCAGCTGCTGTCCCTGTGGTGGCTGGAGGTCGCGGGCGAGCTCACCCGGCGCGAGCTGGCCGCGGCCGTCGGCATCAGCCGGCAGCACGCGGCGGTGCGCGTGCAGCGGGTCAAGGAACGTCTGGAGGTCTCCCGGGGCATCGTGCGCGCCCTCGCCGGCGCCTGCCCCGGTCTGCGCGAACTGACCGCCCGCTGGACCGGCCGCCCCGACTCCGTCTGGCGCAAGCGGCTGGCCCGGCACATCCGCGGCTGCGGCTACTGCGACGGCGCCTGCGAGACCGTCGTACCGGCGGAACGGCTGCTCGTGGGGATCGCCCTGGTGCCCGTCCCGGCCGGAGTCGCGATCTCGCTCGTCCTCGGCGGCAAGACGGCGGCCGCGGCCACGGGCGCCGCCTCCGTCGGCTGGTCCGCGAAGGTGCTGACCGCGCTGACCAAGCCGGCCGTCGTGGTCACGGCCGGCGCGACGCTCGCCGCGGGCGGCGCGTACGTCGTCGTGCAGCCCCCCGACGACCCGCCCGGACGCGCGGCCGTCGCGCCGACGGCGCCCGCCGCGCCCGCCGCCTCCGCGTCGGGCGGGGCCGTCCCCGAGGCCTCGCCGTCGCCGTCGCCCTCGCCGTCGAAGAGCGTGCGGAGGGCGGCCCGGTACGGCAGCGTCGTCGACGCCGTCGACCGCGCGCCCGACCCGAAGACCCCGCCGGCCGCCCTGCCGGAGCGGCCCGCCTCCGGCGTCACCAGCAGCGGTGGCGCCCACGCCACCATGAACCACCGCGGGGACAGCGTGACGCTCAGCGGACAGGGCTATGTCCTCGTGCGCTGGCAGATATCGCCCCAGCACCGGTCCGGGGCCCTGGTCATGCCGAGCTGGACCGGCCTCAGGGGCAGGCTCTTCCATGTGGCCTCCGGCGGCGGACGCCGGATGGACGACCCCGTCGGCACGGACGGCACGGCCACCGGCATGGGCGACCGGGTCACCGGCTACACCGTCCTGCCGCCGGGCGCCCAGCAGATGTGGCAGAACGAGTACTTCTATCTCACCGGCACCGTCACGCTCACCGTGAACGAGCGGGGCGCCGACTACGGCCTCAACGTCTTCCCGACGACCTGGGACGCCGTGGAGAAGGACGTCACGAGCGGCCCCGGCCGGGGCGTGCGGCGCTACGGGCTGGTCCGCGACACCGGCGGGGACGACACACCGGTCCCGCAGTACGCGACCCGGGAGACCCCGGCCGACCCCGCGACCGTGCCGCAGCGCTCCCGCGTGTGACGGCGGGGCTCAGCCCTCCTTGCGCAGCGCGGTCAGGAGGTCGATGCGGTTCGTGGTGATCGAGTCGACGCCCAGGCCGACGAGCCGCCGCAGGGAACGCCGGGTGTCGGGGGTCCAGACGGAGAGCAGGTGGCCGTCCCGGTGGACGCGCGCGGCGAGATCCCGGTCCACCAGGGAGAAGCGGTAGTTGAGCCAGCGCGGCTTCACCGCCGCGAGCAGCGCCGGGCGCGGGGGCGCCAGACTCGTGCAGGTGAGCGCGATCTCGGCGGACGGGTCGGCGGCGCGCACGGCGAGCATCGCGACGGCGCCCGCGCAGTAGTACACCCGGTCCGCCGCCCCTGCCTCGCGCACGGCGTCGACGATCCGCCGTGCCGTGCCCGCCTCCCGGGTGCCGGGCAGGTCGAGCATCAGCCGGCTGCCCTCGGTCGCCGCGAGCGCCTCCGCGAGCGTCGGCACCGCGCCGGCCGTCAGTCCGCGCACCTCGGCCGCGGACAACGAGGCCAGCGGACGGTCCTGCCCCCACAGCCGCTTCAACGTCGCGTCGTGCAGCAGCACGGGCACGCCGTCCCTGGTGAGCCGTACGTCACACTCCACGGCGTCCGCGCCCAGGTCGAGCGCGGAACGCAGCGAGGCGATCGTGTTCTCACGGAGGCGGTAGGGGTCGCCGCGATGGGCCACGGCGGTCACGTTCTGCATGAGCCCATGGTGCCGGACCCGGACCCGGACCCGACCCGACCCGGCGTGGGCACGGGAGCGGGGGTTCCGGTCAGGGGGCGAGCCACCCGGTGGCGTACGCGTCGATCTCGGTCCGCAGCCGGGCCTTGCCGGCCTCGTCCAGGAAGGCCGCCTCGACCGCGTTCTTCGCGAGACCGGCGACGCCCCGCTCGTCGAGGTCGAGGAGCCGGGCGGCGACCGCGTACTCGTTGTTCAGGTCGGTGCCGAACATGGGCGGGTCGTCGGAGTTGACCGTGACCAGGACGCCGGCCTTCACGAACTCCCTGATCGGGTGTTCGTCGAGGGTGCGGACCGCACGCGTGGCGATGTTCGAGGTCGGGCACACCTCCAGGGCGATGCGGTGTTCGGCGAGGTGTGCGAGCAGCTTCTCGTCCTGCGCGGAGCTGGTGCCGTGTCCGATGCGCTCGGCGCGCAGATGCGTGAGCGCGTCCCACACCGTCTGCGGGCCGGTGGTCTCGCCGGCGTGCGGCGCCGAGCGCAGCCCGGCGGCGATCGCCCGGTCGAAGTACGGCTTGAACTGTGGGCGTTCCACGCCGACCTCGGGCCCGCCGAGCCCGAAGGAGACCAGTCCCTCCGGGCGGATCCGGTCGTCGGTGGCGAGCCGGGTCGTCTCCTCGGCGGCCTCGAGACCGGCCTCGCCGGGGATGTCGAAGCACCAGCGCAGCACGGTCCCGAACTCCGCCTCGGCCGCCTTGCGGGCGTCCTCGATGGCGTCCATGAAGGCGCGTTCGTCGATGCCGCGCCGGGTGGAGGAGAAGGGGGTGACGGTCAGCTCGGCGTACCGCACCTGCTGACGGGCCAGGTCCCGGGCGACCTCGTAGGTGAGCAGCCGGACGTCCTCGGGGGTGCGGATGAGATCGACGACGGACAGGTAGACCTCGATGAAGTGGGCGAAGTCCGTGAACGTGAAGTAGTCGGCGAGAGCCTCGGGGTCGGTGGGCACCTTGGAGTCGGGGTGCCGGGCGGCCAGCTCGGAGACGATGCGGGGGGACGCGGAGCCGACGTGGTGGACGTGCAGCTCGGCCTTGGGCAGCCCGGCGACGAAGGCGTGCAGACCGCGGGCTCCGGCCGCCGCCGCGGCGGTGGGTCCTGCGGGCACGCCGGAGACGGGGGAGCCGGAGGCGGCGGCTGCCGAGGATGCGTCGAGGCGGTCGGTCATGGGGTCCTCCCCGGGACGGCGCCCCGGGCCGTGCGGGCCGGACGGGACGCGGGTGATCGGCTGATCGATGAGTCCCGATCATCGTAGGCGGACGCCCGGGTGACGCGGACGCCCGGACGCCCGGACGCCGGAGGTCTGGAGGCCCGGAAGTGCGGTGGAGGGGTGCGTGTGGGCCTTGCGCGGGGTGCGGCCCGCTGACGGCCTCGGCGGCCACGGGCCGTAGCATGACGGAACGTACGCAGGGCGGGACGGTGTACGGATGACGGAACGCAGAGCGACCGTCCGGTCGAGGGGCGACAGAGGGGATCCACGCATGTCCGACGACGCGCCGACTCCGGCCGGTGACGCCGCCCACGACCCGTGGCCCGCACCCGCCTCCGACGCGACGGACGGACCGCGGGACGCGGAGCCCGGGAGGCCCCGGGTGCCGTTGGACAAGGCCGCCCCGGCCGGCAGTGCTCCGGACGCGGCCTCCCCGCCCCCGCCGAACCCATGGGCGGCGCCCGGTGGCGAGGCGCGGAGCGGCCCCGGCCACACCGTCGCCGCGAACGAACCGCTCGCGCCCGGCACCGGCGGGCCCACAGCGCAGGACCAGGCGCCGCCCTCCGTCCACGACCAGCGGACGATGACCTCGTTGCCCGGCGTGACGCCGCAGCCTTGGGCCGACCCGTTCGGCGGACCGCAGCCGAACGGCACGCTCGGCGGCTTCCCGCCGCCGGGTCCCGCCACGGCCGCGGGCGGTCCGCCGCCCGGCCACTTCGCCCCTCCGGCGCACGGCGGGCCGGTGCCTCCGCCGCCCATCGCTCCCGACGGCCCCGGGCAGGTCCCGTACGGCTACCCCGGCGGCTACGGCTATCCGTCGCACCCGCACTACGGCGGCGCGCCCGGTCTCTACGGCTGGGGCGGCGGGGTCGGGGACAACAACGGACTGGGCGTGGCCGGGCTGGTGCTCGGGATCCTCGCCTCCGTCGTCTTCTGTCTGTGGCCGCTGGCCATCGTCTTCGGCATCCTGGGTGTCGTGTTCGGCGCGATCGGGCGTGGAAAGGCCCGCCGCGGTGAGGCGTCGAACCCCGGTCAGGCGCTGGCCGGGATCATCTGCGGCGCGGTGGGCATGGTGCTGGCGATCGGCGTGGGCGTCCTGACGATCGTGGCCCCCTAGCACCGCCCCTGCCCCTATCGCCCGCCCCGCGCTCCCTGCCCCCGGGCCTCCTGCCCTGCGCCTCCGCCCCCTGCCTCAGGCCTGTGTCAGCAGCCGCTCTCGGGCCTGCATCAGGGCGAAGCCCAGCAGGTTCAGGCCGCGCCAGCGCTCGGGGTTCATCGCCGCCTCGTCGTCCGCTGCCAGGCCGATGCCCCACACGCGGTCCATCGGGCTCGCCTCGACCAGCACCCTCGAGTGGGTGCCCAGCAGGAACGAGCTCAGCGCGGGGTCCGAGGCGAACTTGTGGACGCTGCCCTCGACGACGATCCGGAACCGCTCCCGCTCCCAGGTCGTGTCGTCGAAGCCGCGGACCAGCCGCCCCTCCTTCTTCGCCTGGGCGGGCGACCTGGCGGCCAGCGCCCGCTTCTCCGCCTCCGGGTCCTCGAAGAGCCGCGCTTTCGCGGCCATCATCCAGTGCTCCGCGGTCGCATAGGCGACGCCGTCGACCACGAACGGTGACGGCCACCACTGGCTGAGGCAGCTCACGCCGATCCGCCCGTCCGGCCGCGGACGGTGGCCCCAGAAGTGCAGGTACTTGACGCGCGCCCCCGACCGGACCGCCCTGACCAGGGATTCCCGGCTGTCAATCGTCTCCATGCACCAGAGGATGGCACGCGCCACTGACAGAGCGTCCTGCCTTATCCGTCGGGACTCGACACCTGGTCGACCCCTCGCCGACAGATTCCGTCGCGTAACCAAAAGGCAACAACGGAATCCCTTGTTGGAGTGCCCTTGCTCTGTCAGGATCGGCAATCAAATCAGGCTGGAGCTACGCCACCCGCCCCCGCGCACAGCGGGGCGAAGGCGGAGGAGAGCGACATGCAGGACCGGTTTCCCGCGCAGCGGTTGTTCGCGGAAGGCGCCCAGTACATCGACGGCCGCCTCGCCCGTGGCGACTCGGGGCGCGCCCACGCCGTGATCGACCCCGCCACCGGTGAGGAGGTCTACACCTACGACCTGGCGGGCACGGACACCGTCGACGCGGCCGTGGCCGCGGCCCGGGCCGCTTTTCCCGACTGGGCGGGCCTCACGCCGGGCGAGCGTTCCGACGCCCTGCACCGTTTCGCCGCGGTCCTCGCCGACCGCGCCGAGGACTTCTCCCGTGCCGAGTCCCTGCAGTGCGGCAAGCCGCTGAAGCTGACCCGGGAGTTCGACGTCCCGGGGACGATCGACAACACCGCCTTCTTCGCGGGCGCCGCCCGGCATCTCGCGGGCCAGTCCGCCGGCGAGTACTCCGGCGACCACACCTCGTACGTCCGCCGGGAACCCATCGGTGTCGTCGGCTCCGTCGCCCCCTGGAACTACCCCCTTCAGATGGCGGCCTGGAAGATCCTCCCGGCGATCGCCGCGGGCAACACGATCGTGCTCAAGCCCGCCGAGCTCACCCCGCTCACCTCGCTGCTGTTCGCCCGGGCGGCGTCGGAGGCCGGGATCCCCGACGGTGTGATCAACATCGTCACCGGGACCGGACGGGAGGCGGGCGAGCACCTCGTCGGCCACCCCGACGTCGTCATGACCTCCTTCACCGGCTCCACCGCCGTCGGCAGGCGGGTCGCCGAGATCGCCACCGCGACCGTCAAGCGGCTCCACCTGGAGCTCGGCGGCAAGGCGCCCTTCGTCGTCTTCGAGGACGCCGATCTGGAGGCCGCCGTCCACGGCGCGGTCGCCGGCTCGCTCATCAACACCGGGCAGGACTGCACGGCCGCCACGCGCGCGTACGTGCAACGGCCGCTCTACGAGGCCTTCGTCGAGCGGACGGCCGCCCTGATGGAGACCGTGCGGGTCGGGGACCCGTTCGCCGCGGGCACCGACCTCGGCCCACTCGTGTCGCACGCGCAGCGCGACCGGGTCGCCGCCTTCGTCGACCGGGCGCGCGGCTACGCGCGCGTGGTGACGGGCGGTGAGGCGCCCCAGGGCGAGCTCAAGAACGGCGCCTACTATCTGCCCACCCTGATCGCGGACGCGGCCCAGGACAGCGAGGCCGTCCAGTCGGAGATCTTCGGGCCGGTGCTGGTCGTCCTGCCCTTCGACACCGACGACGAGGGCGTCCGGCTGGCCAACGACACCCCCTACGGGCTCGCGGCCTCGGCGTGGACCCGGGACGTCTTCCGGGCGAACCGTGCGACACGGGAGATCAAGGCCGGGTGCGTGTGGATCAACGACCACATCCCGATCATCAGCGAGATGCCGCACGGCGGTTACAAGGCCTCCGGCTTCGGCAAGGACATGTCAGCGTACTCGTTCGAGGAGTACACGCAGGTAAAGCACGTTATGTTCGATAACACGGCGGTGGCCCGCAAGCCCTGGCACCGCACGGTCTTCGGGGACTCATAAGCGACGACGAACGGCCGCAGACCACGGCCGGACCTCCCGAAAGGGCACCACGCGCATGGAGCAGTACGAGCCCGACCGCCTGAGCCCGGCCGAACTGGCCGCCGTACGGCGCAGTTTCCCCAACGGCAGGGCGGCCATGACCCGCCGGTCGCTGTTGCGCGCCTCCGCCGGCGGCACGCTCACCCTGGGCGGCCTCGGAGCGCTGGCCGGCTGCGGGATCCCCGCCGCCGGCAAGTCGCAGGGCGGCGTCTCCGCCGACGACCACTCGGCGAAGGAGAAGGTCGTCAACTTCTCCAACTGGCCGGAGTACATCGACGTGGACGACAGCGGGAAGCACCATCCCACGCTGGACGCGTTCCGCAAGCGGACCGGCATCACGGTCAAGTACACCGAGGACATCAACGACAACGACGAGTTCTTCGGCAAGATCCAGCCGCAGCTCGCCGCAGGCCAGGACACCGGCCGCGACCTCATCGTCCTCACCGACTGGCTGGCCGCCCGCATGATCAGGCTCGGCTACGTCCAGAAGCTCGACGCGTCGAACCTGCCGCACGCCTTCGCCAACCTGTCGGACCAGTTCCGCAGCCCCGACTGGGACCCGGGCCGCGCCTACTCCTACCCCTGGCAGGGCATCTCGACGGTCGTCGCCTACAACAAGAAGGCGCTCGACGGCGTCGAGGTGAAGTCGGTCTCCGACCTGCTCGACGTCCCGGCGCTCAAGGGCCGGGTCGGCCTGCTGACCGAGATGCGCGACACCGTCGGCATGACGATGCTCGACATGGGCAAGGACCCGGCGAAGTTCACCGACGACGACTACGACGCGGTCATCGCCCGCCTCCAGAAGGCGGTCGACAAGGGCCAGATCCGCCGCTTCACCGGCAACGACTACACGTCCGACCTCAGCAAGGGCGACCTGGCGGCCTGCGTCGCCTGGGCCGGCGACGTCGTGCAGCTCCAGGCCGACAACCCGGACGTCGGCTACGTAGTCCCGGACAGCGGCTACATGACGTCGACCGACAACATGCTGATCCCCAACAAGGCGCGCCACAAGACGAACGCCGAGCGGCTGATCGACTACTACTACGAGCCCGAACCGGCCGCCGAACTCGCCGCGTACATCAACTACGTGAGTCCGGTCGCGGACGTGAAACCGTACCTCGCCAAGATCGACAAGTCGGCGGCGGACAACCCGCTGATCCTTCCCGACAAGGCCATGCAGGCCAAGTCCCACGCCTTCCGCTCCCTGAGCTCGAAGGAAGAGACCGCCTACCAGGCCAAGTTCGCAAAGCTCACTGGGGCGTGACGACGATGAAGACGACCGACAGCGGCAGCGGCGACGTCCGCCTCACCGGCATCAGCAAGACGTACGGCTCCTTCACCGCCGTGCACCCGCTGGACCTGACCGTCCCGCAGGGCTCCTTCTTCGCCCTGCTCGGCGCGTCCGGCTGCGGCAAGACCACCACCCTGCGCATGATCGCCGGCCTGGAGGAACCCTCCTCCGGGACCGTCCATCTCGGCGACCACGACGTGACGGCGCTCCCGCCCTACAAACGGCCGGTGAACACCGTCTTCCAGTCCTATGCCCTCTTCCCGCACCTCGACATCTTCGAGAACGTCGCCTTCGGCCTGCGCCGGCGCGGCATCAAGAGCGTGAAGAAGCAGGTCGAGGACATGCTGGAGCTCGTCCAGCTCGGGGAGCAGGCCCGCAAGAAACCCCACCAGCTCTCCGGCGGCCAGCAGCAGCGCGTCGCGGTCGCCCGCGCCCTGATCAACCACCCCAAGGTGCTGCTGCTCGACGAGCCGCTCGGCGCCCTCGACCTCAAGCTGCGCCGCCAGATGCAGCTGGAGCTCAAGCGCATCCAGACCGAGGTCGGCATCACCTTCGTCCACGTCACGCACGACCAGGAGGAGGCCATGACGATGGCCGACACGGTCGCCGTGATGAACGGGGGCCGCGTCGAACAGCTCGGCTCCCCGGCCGACCTCTACGAGAACCCGCACACCACGTTCGTCGCCAACTTCCTCGGCACCTCCAACCTGATCGAGGCCGAGGTGGACTCCAAGGCCGGGGACGACATCGTGCTCAAGGCGGGCGACGGCAAACTCGTGCTGCCCGTGGCGCGCTGCTCCGCGCCCACCGCGAACGGCGGCCGGGT contains these protein-coding regions:
- a CDS encoding NADAR family protein — translated: METIDSRESLVRAVRSGARVKYLHFWGHRPRPDGRIGVSCLSQWWPSPFVVDGVAYATAEHWMMAAKARLFEDPEAEKRALAARSPAQAKKEGRLVRGFDDTTWERERFRIVVEGSVHKFASDPALSSFLLGTHSRVLVEASPMDRVWGIGLAADDEAAMNPERWRGLNLLGFALMQARERLLTQA
- a CDS encoding RNA polymerase sigma factor, translating into MKRSRSRDRAASELFAALYPRLAGWCRRLVDDDETAHEIASEAFTRLWARWTSVAEPQGFLFVTAANLVRDHWRKLERERRAVRRATVEAAIAPPAEPADPSVRMLVQSLPDRLRVPILLHYYADMPIREVSALTGRKEGTVKADLHAARELLRAHLRRSLDHAR
- a CDS encoding sortase-dependent protein — encoded protein: MSRTGFAGLAVVGAALLAGATPALADSGTPAPVPTTAGRAATPAPSEAPSDASAMPTTAPAESGRTPSTVPSQVGVVPRGGAGTGVGEPSSEGHGALIGGAAAASAAAGVVFHVVRRRRASGA
- a CDS encoding DUF4190 domain-containing protein: MSDDAPTPAGDAAHDPWPAPASDATDGPRDAEPGRPRVPLDKAAPAGSAPDAASPPPPNPWAAPGGEARSGPGHTVAANEPLAPGTGGPTAQDQAPPSVHDQRTMTSLPGVTPQPWADPFGGPQPNGTLGGFPPPGPATAAGGPPPGHFAPPAHGGPVPPPPIAPDGPGQVPYGYPGGYGYPSHPHYGGAPGLYGWGGGVGDNNGLGVAGLVLGILASVVFCLWPLAIVFGILGVVFGAIGRGKARRGEASNPGQALAGIICGAVGMVLAIGVGVLTIVAP
- a CDS encoding gamma-aminobutyraldehyde dehydrogenase gives rise to the protein MQDRFPAQRLFAEGAQYIDGRLARGDSGRAHAVIDPATGEEVYTYDLAGTDTVDAAVAAARAAFPDWAGLTPGERSDALHRFAAVLADRAEDFSRAESLQCGKPLKLTREFDVPGTIDNTAFFAGAARHLAGQSAGEYSGDHTSYVRREPIGVVGSVAPWNYPLQMAAWKILPAIAAGNTIVLKPAELTPLTSLLFARAASEAGIPDGVINIVTGTGREAGEHLVGHPDVVMTSFTGSTAVGRRVAEIATATVKRLHLELGGKAPFVVFEDADLEAAVHGAVAGSLINTGQDCTAATRAYVQRPLYEAFVERTAALMETVRVGDPFAAGTDLGPLVSHAQRDRVAAFVDRARGYARVVTGGEAPQGELKNGAYYLPTLIADAAQDSEAVQSEIFGPVLVVLPFDTDDEGVRLANDTPYGLAASAWTRDVFRANRATREIKAGCVWINDHIPIISEMPHGGYKASGFGKDMSAYSFEEYTQVKHVMFDNTAVARKPWHRTVFGDS
- a CDS encoding adenosine deaminase; the encoded protein is MTDRLDASSAAAASGSPVSGVPAGPTAAAAAGARGLHAFVAGLPKAELHVHHVGSASPRIVSELAARHPDSKVPTDPEALADYFTFTDFAHFIEVYLSVVDLIRTPEDVRLLTYEVARDLARQQVRYAELTVTPFSSTRRGIDERAFMDAIEDARKAAEAEFGTVLRWCFDIPGEAGLEAAEETTRLATDDRIRPEGLVSFGLGGPEVGVERPQFKPYFDRAIAAGLRSAPHAGETTGPQTVWDALTHLRAERIGHGTSSAQDEKLLAHLAEHRIALEVCPTSNIATRAVRTLDEHPIREFVKAGVLVTVNSDDPPMFGTDLNNEYAVAARLLDLDERGVAGLAKNAVEAAFLDEAGKARLRTEIDAYATGWLAP
- a CDS encoding RNA polymerase sigma factor; the protein is MRTHVDAETGRRWRATITAAQAGDREALDELVAGWLPLVYNVVGRALNGHADVDDVVQETMLRAVGNLGSLRDPDSFRSWLVAIAMRQVRDRARRRTAAPLDESATPDGTADFAELTVLRLQLEGQRREVAEAVRWLDDEDRQLLSLWWLEVAGELTRRELAAAVGISRQHAAVRVQRVKERLEVSRGIVRALAGACPGLRELTARWTGRPDSVWRKRLARHIRGCGYCDGACETVVPAERLLVGIALVPVPAGVAISLVLGGKTAAAATGAASVGWSAKVLTALTKPAVVVTAGATLAAGGAYVVVQPPDDPPGRAAVAPTAPAAPAASASGGAVPEASPSPSPSPSKSVRRAARYGSVVDAVDRAPDPKTPPAALPERPASGVTSSGGAHATMNHRGDSVTLSGQGYVLVRWQISPQHRSGALVMPSWTGLRGRLFHVASGGGRRMDDPVGTDGTATGMGDRVTGYTVLPPGAQQMWQNEYFYLTGTVTLTVNERGADYGLNVFPTTWDAVEKDVTSGPGRGVRRYGLVRDTGGDDTPVPQYATRETPADPATVPQRSRV
- a CDS encoding glycerophosphodiester phosphodiesterase; translation: MQNVTAVAHRGDPYRLRENTIASLRSALDLGADAVECDVRLTRDGVPVLLHDATLKRLWGQDRPLASLSAAEVRGLTAGAVPTLAEALAATEGSRLMLDLPGTREAGTARRIVDAVREAGAADRVYYCAGAVAMLAVRAADPSAEIALTCTSLAPPRPALLAAVKPRWLNYRFSLVDRDLAARVHRDGHLLSVWTPDTRRSLRRLVGLGVDSITTNRIDLLTALRKEG
- a CDS encoding ABC transporter substrate-binding protein, which produces MEQYEPDRLSPAELAAVRRSFPNGRAAMTRRSLLRASAGGTLTLGGLGALAGCGIPAAGKSQGGVSADDHSAKEKVVNFSNWPEYIDVDDSGKHHPTLDAFRKRTGITVKYTEDINDNDEFFGKIQPQLAAGQDTGRDLIVLTDWLAARMIRLGYVQKLDASNLPHAFANLSDQFRSPDWDPGRAYSYPWQGISTVVAYNKKALDGVEVKSVSDLLDVPALKGRVGLLTEMRDTVGMTMLDMGKDPAKFTDDDYDAVIARLQKAVDKGQIRRFTGNDYTSDLSKGDLAACVAWAGDVVQLQADNPDVGYVVPDSGYMTSTDNMLIPNKARHKTNAERLIDYYYEPEPAAELAAYINYVSPVADVKPYLAKIDKSAADNPLILPDKAMQAKSHAFRSLSSKEETAYQAKFAKLTGA
- a CDS encoding class F sortase → MSPLSRRAAALTALAVLLLTSCGGGETPAAVPDAGASASGPASSSASSAPSVTAGRPVRPLARSAPVGLRIAAIGVDTPVMRLGLAADGSVQVPPVEKHDRAGWYEHSPTPGQTGPSVILGHVTVGRYGDGVFRRLGRLRAGDRIAARLENGTTAEFAVTEVRTVDKARFPTQDVYGNVDRPELRLITCGGPRTGDGYRDNVIVFAVLSAGSSTGSNTGPGVAPSGSSSSAGER